One window of the Benincasa hispida cultivar B227 chromosome 3, ASM972705v1, whole genome shotgun sequence genome contains the following:
- the LOC120073023 gene encoding uncharacterized protein LOC120073023 isoform X2, giving the protein MTGVYPFGLFRGLFHSDFAKAIISMLVLSCAFFHHAACGPCFISELQSASNEDSGHYMNNPTNGIHGTFPADISSGSNPTTHLSFESVCTDSHLFCFPSTVTDFSFKEKGIGVEASLGLFDGSSPAVGSTQDDKLAANKSQSSDYGIFELFEGGIISCSLNSRQDVNELSSIQKHESTSKVDLSTCRGDPHYQTSPSSTQKKNLDVTNSDYSDSSLSPFVDISPTELDWEHKFLYLPSLALITVTNTCNQSTLHIYEPFSTDSQFYSCNFSEVVLGPGEAVSIYFVFLPKYLGLSSAHLILQTNFGGFLVPAKGFAIQSPYGIQPLLSLNVQSSGRWTKNLSLFNPYDDVLYVEELTGWISIFKEDKHYHTEAVCRVDRYQVFDEPKPSVIKEGLVVQHGHIDSPLLSMRPYKQWKIEPHSNETIIEVDLSFEYGGTIIGTFWLQLLRPSQDKPDVVAVSLEAELERGSTHDDHKGSIFASFEPLLYHGNVFVALSLKNSASHLFSVLKIIEVAESKVFEFKSLEGLLLFPGTVTQVALITCNEQDAHFHKASPEIVNMYSKCKLLVLTNESTSSHIEVPCKDIFLLCSEYWKDSFMEDGKQNEHFSSGFVGTGFLANHVRLQPEIKAVERAEADELVLENWASMGTTKSMSVLDEHEVFFPMVEVGSHSAKWITVKNPSEWPVVMQLIINSGEIIDECRDPEGFIHLSSGGLIHNDSTMPKKYGFSLAEGAVTEAYVHPYGDVLFGPIFFYPSERCHWRSSVLIRNNLSGVEWLSLRGYGGSSSLLLLEGSKPVISIEFELESPILLNISPSERSVHMEEISHACTLPLSKDFYAKNTGDLPLEFKKIKISGTECALDGFLVHNCKDFALEPGESKKLTISYKTDLSATVVYRDLELALATGILVIPMKASLPFYMLNNCRKSVSWTRLKKFSFAVLLISSVMFLFFCWILPHMISLGSLDFSCKNEIKRISSSTKSVEKTYSVRHSEKSSQLSDVWSVFEGEGAPQPSLQSKSLVIENSDAVEASQPNYLTVKTGKERGRRRKKKKAGGMKLAGLFEVSSSQSGNSTPSSPLSPTASSTPKRTWPMSPDVNQSIEVSSLFARVVDETQCHKAQTSELTSVTNSPKPEVSVKNCIDTFVSSSKETPLESRKSYSKPILQPSATFPSAGRPAPNVICSPLAASTSKIALHARAPGSKLFNQKASLEGEGKSGIQDKYKYDIWGDHFSGLHLINKSKDVPPMIPSTIEKDSDSFFETSPQTLIAKSQPMSVSSFYQYPQV; this is encoded by the exons ATGACTGGAGTATACCCTTTTGGTTTATTCAGGGGACTGTTTCATTCAGACTTCGCCAAGGCAATCATTTCTATGCTAGTTCTGTCTTGTGCTTTTTTTCACCATGCTGCATGTGGACCATGCTTCATTTCTGAGCTGCAATCAGCGTCAAATGAAGACTCTGGACATTACATGAATAATCCTACCAATGGCATCCATGGTACCTTTCCTGCAGATATCAGCTCGGGCAGCAATCCAACAACCCACTTAAGTTTTGAAAGTGTTTGTACTGACAGTCATTTATTTTGCTTTCCTTCGACAGTAACGGACTTTTCATTTAAAGAGAAAGGGATAGGTGTAGAAGCATCTTTGGGTCTGTTTGATGGTTCATCACCAGCAGTTGGATCAACTCAAGATGACAAATTGGCTGCAAACAAAAGCCAGTCATCAGATTATGgtatatttgaattatttgaaGGTGGGATAATTTCATGTTCTTTAAACTCAAGACAGGATGTTAATGAGCTGTCTTCCATACAAAAACATGAAAGCACCAGTAAAGTTGATCTTTCTACATGTAGAGGTGATCCTCATTATCAGACAAGCCCAAGTTCTACCCAGAAGAAAAATCTTGATGTTACAAATTCAGATTATTCAGATAGTTCTCTGTCTCCCTTTGTAGATATTAGTCCTACTGAGTTGGATTGGGAGCATAAATTCTTATACTTACCTTCTTTAGCTTTGATAACTGTGACAAATACATGCAATCAAAGTACTCTACATATCTATGAACCATTCAGCACTGACTCACAGTTCTACTCTTGTAATTTTAGTGAGGTTGTTTTAGGACCTGGTGAAGCAGTTTCTATTTACTTTGTTTTCTTACCTAAATATTTGGGCTTGTCCTCTGCCCATCTGATTTTGCAGACAAATTTTGGTGGTTTTTTGGTCCCGGCTAAAGGCTTTGCCATTCAGTCACCTTATGGAATCCAGCCCTTGTTGAGCTTAAATGTTCAGTCAAGTGGAAGATGGACTAAAAATTTATCTTTATTCAATCCCTATGATGATGTTCTCTATGTTGAGGAATTAACAGGAtggatatcaatttttaaagAGGATAAACATTACCATACAGAAGCAGTTTGTAGAGTAGATAGATATCAGGTATTTGATGAGCCAAAGCCATCAGTTATCAAAGAAGGCTTGGTTGTCCAACATGGTCATATAGACTCACCATTGTTATCTATGAGGCCCTACAAACAATGGAAGATAGAACCTCACAGTAATGAAACTATCATAGAAGTGGACTTGTCATTTGAATATGGCGGGACAATCATTGGTACATTTTGGCTGCAGTTATTAAGGCCTTCACAGGATAAGCCTGATGTGGTTGCCGTCTCTCTTGAAGCTGAACTTGAAAGGGGGTCAACTCATGATGATCATAAAGGGTCTATATTTGCATCTTTTGAGCCCTTACTGTACCATGGAAATGTTTTCGTTGCACTCTCTCTGAAGAACAGTGCTTCTCACTTGTTTAGTGTTCTTAAAATTATTGAAGTTGCTGAAAGCAAGGTTTTTGAGTTCAAAAGCTTGGAAGGCTTGCTACTTTTCCCCGGCACTGTCACACAAGTTGCTTTGATTACCTGTAATGAACAAGATGCTCACTTCCACAAAGCCTCACCTGAAATTGTTAATATGTATAGCAAATGTAAATTACTCGTGTTGACTAATGAGTCAACTAGTTCTCATATTGAAGTACCTTGCAAGGATATATTCCTTCTATGTTCAGAATACTGGAAGGACTCTTTCATGGAAGATGGAAAGCAAAATGAACACTTCTCGTCTGGTTTTGTAGGAACAGGGTTTTTGGCCAATCATGTGCGGTTACAGCCAGAAATCAAG GCTGTGGAGAGAGCAGAAGCAGATGAATTGGTGCTTGAAAATTGGGCTTCGATGGGGACCACAAAGTCCATGTCTGTGCTTGATGAGCACGAGGTATTTTTTCCCATGGTCGAGGTTGGAAGTCATTCTGCTAAATGGATTACTGTGAAAAATCCAAGCGAGTGGCCAGTTGTAATGCAGCTAATCATTAATTCAGGTGAAATTATTGATGAATGCAGAGACCCTGAAGGATTTATCCACCTGTCGTCTGGTGGTTTGATTCACAATGACTCTACTATGCCAAAGAAGTATGGGTTTTCACTAGCAGAGGGTGCAGTTACAGAGGCTTATGTTCATCCTTATGGTGATGTGCTTTTTGGAccaatatttttttacccttCGGAACGATGTCACTGGAGAAGTTCTGTTTTGATAAGAAATAATCTGTCTGGTGTGGAGTGGCTGTCATTGAGAGGATACGGGGGTTCGTCTTCTCTGCTGCTTCTTGAGGGTTCAAAGCCTGTTATCAGTATAGAGTTTGAGCTTGAATCCCCAATTTTGCTCAACATATCCCCTTCAGAAAGGTCGGTCCACATGGAAGAGATTAGCCATGCCTGTACATTGCCATTATCGAAAGACTTCTATGCCAAGAACACTGGTGACTTGCCATTGGAATTCAAGAAGATTAAAATATCAGGTACAGAATGTGCGTTAGATGGTTTCTTAGTACATAATTGTAAAGATTTTGCCCTTGAACCTGGAGAGTCAAAAAAACTTACGATATCATACAAGACTGATCTTTCTGCTACCGTGGTGTATAGAGATCTTGAACTGGCCTTGGCTACTGGTATACTTGTTATACCCATGAAGGCCAGTCTACCCTTCTATATGCTCAATAATTGCAGAAAATCAGTCTCGTGGACACGACTGAAGAAATTCTCCTTTGCTGTTCTCCTAATTTCTTCTGTAATGTTCTTGTTCTTTTGTTGGATTTTGCCACACATGATATCTTTGGGCTCTCTGGATTTCTCATGCAAGAATGAGATCAAGCGTATATCGAGTTCTACAAAGAGTGTGGAGAAGACTTATTCTGTACGTCATAGTGAGAAAAGCAGTCAACTCTCGGATGTTTGGTCTGTTTTTGAAGGGGAAGGAGCACCACAACCCTCCCTGCAGTCAAAATCTCTTGTAATAGAGAATTCTGATGCAGTGGAAGCATCTCAACCAAATTACCTCACGGTGAAAACTGGGAAGGAAAGGGGAAGGCGGcgaaagaagaaaaaggcaGGTGGCATGAAATTAGCCGGTCTATTTGAAGTTTCGAGTAGTCAAAGTGGTAACTCTACGCCTTCGTCCCCTTTGTCTCCCACTGCATCTAGTACACCGAAACGTACATGGCCTATGTCTCCTGATGTGAACCAGTCTATTGAGGTGAGTAGTCTCTTTGCTAGGGTGGTTGATGAAACCCAATGTCACAAGGCACAAACATCTGAACTTACTTCCGTCACGAATTCACCAAAACCTGAAGTTAGTGTGAAGAACTGCATCGACACCTTTGTTTCATCTTCCAAGGAGACTCCTTTGGAGTCGAGAAAGAGTTACAGTAAACCAATTTTGCAGCCTTCGGCCACTTTTCCTTCAGCTGGCAGGCCTGCCCCAAATGTCATATGCTCTCCTCTTGCTGCTTCAACCTCCAAAATTGCTCTGCATGCTCGAGCTCCTGGCTCTAAACTATTCAACCAAAAAGCTTCATTAGAAGGGGAAGGTAAGTCTGGGATTCAGGATAAATACAAATATGATATCTGGGGTGATCACTTTTCTGGACTTCATTTGATTAATAAATCAAAAGATGTCCCTCCCATGATCCCCAGTACCATAGAAAAGGACTCGGATAGCTTTTTTGAAACGAGTCCTCAAACTCTCATAGCTAAGTCTCAGCCAATGTCTGTAAGTTCTTTTTATCAGTATCCTCAAGTTTAA
- the LOC120073023 gene encoding uncharacterized protein LOC120073023 isoform X3, translating into MTSSDWGLFHSDFAKAIISMLVLSCAFFHHAACGPCFISELQSASNEDSGHYMNNPTNGIHGTFPADISSGSNPTTHLSFESVCTDSHLFCFPSTVTDFSFKEKGIGVEASLGLFDGSSPAVGSTQDDKLAANKSQSSDYGIFELFEGGIISCSLNSRQDVNELSSIQKHESTSKVDLSTCRGDPHYQTSPSSTQKKNLDVTNSDYSDSSLSPFVDISPTELDWEHKFLYLPSLALITVTNTCNQSTLHIYEPFSTDSQFYSCNFSEVVLGPGEAVSIYFVFLPKYLGLSSAHLILQTNFGGFLVPAKGFAIQSPYGIQPLLSLNVQSSGRWTKNLSLFNPYDDVLYVEELTGWISIFKEDKHYHTEAVCRVDRYQVFDEPKPSVIKEGLVVQHGHIDSPLLSMRPYKQWKIEPHSNETIIEVDLSFEYGGTIIGTFWLQLLRPSQDKPDVVAVSLEAELERGSTHDDHKGSIFASFEPLLYHGNVFVALSLKNSASHLFSVLKIIEVAESKVFEFKSLEGLLLFPGTVTQVALITCNEQDAHFHKASPEIVNMYSKCKLLVLTNESTSSHIEVPCKDIFLLCSEYWKDSFMEDGKQNEHFSSGFVGTGFLANHVRLQPEIKAVERAEADELVLENWASMGTTKSMSVLDEHEVFFPMVEVGSHSAKWITVKNPSEWPVVMQLIINSGEIIDECRDPEGFIHLSSGGLIHNDSTMPKKYGFSLAEGAVTEAYVHPYGDVLFGPIFFYPSERCHWRSSVLIRNNLSGVEWLSLRGYGGSSSLLLLEGSKPVISIEFELESPILLNISPSERSVHMEEISHACTLPLSKDFYAKNTGDLPLEFKKIKISGTECALDGFLVHNCKDFALEPGESKKLTISYKTDLSATVVYRDLELALATGILVIPMKASLPFYMLNNCRKSVSWTRLKKFSFAVLLISSVMFLFFCWILPHMISLGSLDFSCKNEIKRISSSTKSVEKTYSVRHSEKSSQLSDVWSVFEGEGAPQPSLQSKSLVIENSDAVEASQPNYLTVKTGKERGRRRKKKKAGGMKLAGLFEVSSSQSGNSTPSSPLSPTASSTPKRTWPMSPDVNQSIEVSSLFARVVDETQCHKAQTSELTSVTNSPKPEVSVKNCIDTFVSSSKETPLESRKSYSKPILQPSATFPSAGRPAPNVICSPLAASTSKIALHARAPGSKLFNQKASLEGEGKSGIQDKYKYDIWGDHFSGLHLINKSKDVPPMIPSTIEKDSDSFFETSPQTLIAKSQPMSVSSFYQYPQV; encoded by the exons ATGACATCGTCTGACTG GGGACTGTTTCATTCAGACTTCGCCAAGGCAATCATTTCTATGCTAGTTCTGTCTTGTGCTTTTTTTCACCATGCTGCATGTGGACCATGCTTCATTTCTGAGCTGCAATCAGCGTCAAATGAAGACTCTGGACATTACATGAATAATCCTACCAATGGCATCCATGGTACCTTTCCTGCAGATATCAGCTCGGGCAGCAATCCAACAACCCACTTAAGTTTTGAAAGTGTTTGTACTGACAGTCATTTATTTTGCTTTCCTTCGACAGTAACGGACTTTTCATTTAAAGAGAAAGGGATAGGTGTAGAAGCATCTTTGGGTCTGTTTGATGGTTCATCACCAGCAGTTGGATCAACTCAAGATGACAAATTGGCTGCAAACAAAAGCCAGTCATCAGATTATGgtatatttgaattatttgaaGGTGGGATAATTTCATGTTCTTTAAACTCAAGACAGGATGTTAATGAGCTGTCTTCCATACAAAAACATGAAAGCACCAGTAAAGTTGATCTTTCTACATGTAGAGGTGATCCTCATTATCAGACAAGCCCAAGTTCTACCCAGAAGAAAAATCTTGATGTTACAAATTCAGATTATTCAGATAGTTCTCTGTCTCCCTTTGTAGATATTAGTCCTACTGAGTTGGATTGGGAGCATAAATTCTTATACTTACCTTCTTTAGCTTTGATAACTGTGACAAATACATGCAATCAAAGTACTCTACATATCTATGAACCATTCAGCACTGACTCACAGTTCTACTCTTGTAATTTTAGTGAGGTTGTTTTAGGACCTGGTGAAGCAGTTTCTATTTACTTTGTTTTCTTACCTAAATATTTGGGCTTGTCCTCTGCCCATCTGATTTTGCAGACAAATTTTGGTGGTTTTTTGGTCCCGGCTAAAGGCTTTGCCATTCAGTCACCTTATGGAATCCAGCCCTTGTTGAGCTTAAATGTTCAGTCAAGTGGAAGATGGACTAAAAATTTATCTTTATTCAATCCCTATGATGATGTTCTCTATGTTGAGGAATTAACAGGAtggatatcaatttttaaagAGGATAAACATTACCATACAGAAGCAGTTTGTAGAGTAGATAGATATCAGGTATTTGATGAGCCAAAGCCATCAGTTATCAAAGAAGGCTTGGTTGTCCAACATGGTCATATAGACTCACCATTGTTATCTATGAGGCCCTACAAACAATGGAAGATAGAACCTCACAGTAATGAAACTATCATAGAAGTGGACTTGTCATTTGAATATGGCGGGACAATCATTGGTACATTTTGGCTGCAGTTATTAAGGCCTTCACAGGATAAGCCTGATGTGGTTGCCGTCTCTCTTGAAGCTGAACTTGAAAGGGGGTCAACTCATGATGATCATAAAGGGTCTATATTTGCATCTTTTGAGCCCTTACTGTACCATGGAAATGTTTTCGTTGCACTCTCTCTGAAGAACAGTGCTTCTCACTTGTTTAGTGTTCTTAAAATTATTGAAGTTGCTGAAAGCAAGGTTTTTGAGTTCAAAAGCTTGGAAGGCTTGCTACTTTTCCCCGGCACTGTCACACAAGTTGCTTTGATTACCTGTAATGAACAAGATGCTCACTTCCACAAAGCCTCACCTGAAATTGTTAATATGTATAGCAAATGTAAATTACTCGTGTTGACTAATGAGTCAACTAGTTCTCATATTGAAGTACCTTGCAAGGATATATTCCTTCTATGTTCAGAATACTGGAAGGACTCTTTCATGGAAGATGGAAAGCAAAATGAACACTTCTCGTCTGGTTTTGTAGGAACAGGGTTTTTGGCCAATCATGTGCGGTTACAGCCAGAAATCAAG GCTGTGGAGAGAGCAGAAGCAGATGAATTGGTGCTTGAAAATTGGGCTTCGATGGGGACCACAAAGTCCATGTCTGTGCTTGATGAGCACGAGGTATTTTTTCCCATGGTCGAGGTTGGAAGTCATTCTGCTAAATGGATTACTGTGAAAAATCCAAGCGAGTGGCCAGTTGTAATGCAGCTAATCATTAATTCAGGTGAAATTATTGATGAATGCAGAGACCCTGAAGGATTTATCCACCTGTCGTCTGGTGGTTTGATTCACAATGACTCTACTATGCCAAAGAAGTATGGGTTTTCACTAGCAGAGGGTGCAGTTACAGAGGCTTATGTTCATCCTTATGGTGATGTGCTTTTTGGAccaatatttttttacccttCGGAACGATGTCACTGGAGAAGTTCTGTTTTGATAAGAAATAATCTGTCTGGTGTGGAGTGGCTGTCATTGAGAGGATACGGGGGTTCGTCTTCTCTGCTGCTTCTTGAGGGTTCAAAGCCTGTTATCAGTATAGAGTTTGAGCTTGAATCCCCAATTTTGCTCAACATATCCCCTTCAGAAAGGTCGGTCCACATGGAAGAGATTAGCCATGCCTGTACATTGCCATTATCGAAAGACTTCTATGCCAAGAACACTGGTGACTTGCCATTGGAATTCAAGAAGATTAAAATATCAGGTACAGAATGTGCGTTAGATGGTTTCTTAGTACATAATTGTAAAGATTTTGCCCTTGAACCTGGAGAGTCAAAAAAACTTACGATATCATACAAGACTGATCTTTCTGCTACCGTGGTGTATAGAGATCTTGAACTGGCCTTGGCTACTGGTATACTTGTTATACCCATGAAGGCCAGTCTACCCTTCTATATGCTCAATAATTGCAGAAAATCAGTCTCGTGGACACGACTGAAGAAATTCTCCTTTGCTGTTCTCCTAATTTCTTCTGTAATGTTCTTGTTCTTTTGTTGGATTTTGCCACACATGATATCTTTGGGCTCTCTGGATTTCTCATGCAAGAATGAGATCAAGCGTATATCGAGTTCTACAAAGAGTGTGGAGAAGACTTATTCTGTACGTCATAGTGAGAAAAGCAGTCAACTCTCGGATGTTTGGTCTGTTTTTGAAGGGGAAGGAGCACCACAACCCTCCCTGCAGTCAAAATCTCTTGTAATAGAGAATTCTGATGCAGTGGAAGCATCTCAACCAAATTACCTCACGGTGAAAACTGGGAAGGAAAGGGGAAGGCGGcgaaagaagaaaaaggcaGGTGGCATGAAATTAGCCGGTCTATTTGAAGTTTCGAGTAGTCAAAGTGGTAACTCTACGCCTTCGTCCCCTTTGTCTCCCACTGCATCTAGTACACCGAAACGTACATGGCCTATGTCTCCTGATGTGAACCAGTCTATTGAGGTGAGTAGTCTCTTTGCTAGGGTGGTTGATGAAACCCAATGTCACAAGGCACAAACATCTGAACTTACTTCCGTCACGAATTCACCAAAACCTGAAGTTAGTGTGAAGAACTGCATCGACACCTTTGTTTCATCTTCCAAGGAGACTCCTTTGGAGTCGAGAAAGAGTTACAGTAAACCAATTTTGCAGCCTTCGGCCACTTTTCCTTCAGCTGGCAGGCCTGCCCCAAATGTCATATGCTCTCCTCTTGCTGCTTCAACCTCCAAAATTGCTCTGCATGCTCGAGCTCCTGGCTCTAAACTATTCAACCAAAAAGCTTCATTAGAAGGGGAAGGTAAGTCTGGGATTCAGGATAAATACAAATATGATATCTGGGGTGATCACTTTTCTGGACTTCATTTGATTAATAAATCAAAAGATGTCCCTCCCATGATCCCCAGTACCATAGAAAAGGACTCGGATAGCTTTTTTGAAACGAGTCCTCAAACTCTCATAGCTAAGTCTCAGCCAATGTCTGTAAGTTCTTTTTATCAGTATCCTCAAGTTTAA